The Vibrio penaeicida sequence TCATCTGACCGTAAACCATTGCTACCTTAGATTCTTCAGGATTCTCAACGTTTACAACGCCCGCTTCCTGCATCTCGTGGTAGAAGTCGTTACCTTCACGAGTACGCTCACCTACACCAGCAAATACTGATAGACCAGAGTGTTGAAGTGCGATGTTGTTGATAAGTTCCATCATGTTAACGGTCTTACCTACACCTGCACCACCAAACAGACCGATTTTACCACCCTTAGCGAATGGACAAACCAAGTCGATTACTTTAACACCTGTCTCTAGTAGAGCAGTTTCGTTAGATTGCTCTTCGTAACTTGGTGCTTGGCGGTGAATTGCATAGTGCTCTTCTGCACCGATTTCACCACACTCATCAATCGCGTCACCTAGAACGTTCATGATACGACCAAGAGTCTTAGTACCTACTGGTACTGAGATTGGAGCGCCAGTGTTTTCCACTGTCAGTCCACGACGTAAACCATCAGAGCTACCCATAACGATTGCGCGAATTACGCCACCGCCTAGCTGCTGTTGAACTTCAAGAACGAGACGCTCTTTTGCTTCAACAACGTTCAGAGCATCATATACACTTGGTACTTCGCTCTGTGGGAACTCTACGTCGACTACCGCACCGATGATCTGTACGATCTTACCTGTAGCCATCGTTAATCCTCTAACTTATTAGTTTTACCTATGCTTAAACCGCGGCAGCACCACCAACGATTTCCGACAGTTCTTGTGTGATAGCCGCTTGACGCGCCTTGTTGTACACAAGCTCTAGGTCTTCAATCAGGTTGGTTGCGTTGTCAGTTGCAGCTTTCATTGCGATCATTCGAGCCGCTTGCTCACAAGCAAGGTTCTCGACCACACCCTGGTACACTTGTGATTCAACGTAGCGAATCAATAGAGTATCTAGAAGTGGTTTTGGCTCAGGCTCATAAATGTAGTCCCAAGCATGTTCGCGCTGCATCTCTTCGCTGTCCGATTTTGGCAGAGGCAGTAATTGATCGATCGTTGGTTCTTGTACCATAGTGTTTACAAAGTGGTTGTACACTACATACAGACGATCCAACTCGCCTTCATCATACTTCTTCAACATCACGCTTACTGATCCGATCAAGTCTTCAAGACTTGGGCTATCGCCCAGACCAGAAACTTGAGCCGCTACTTTTGCGCCACTGTTGTTAAAGAACGCTGTCGCTTTCGAACCAACAATCGCCAGTTCAACGTCTGCGCCTTTATCCGACCATTCTTTCATGTCTAATGTCGCTTTCTTGAACAAGTTAATGTTCAAACCACCACACAGACCACGGTCGGTAGAAACGATGATGTAACCAACACGTTTGGCTTCACGTTCCTCAAGATAAGGATGCTTATACTCAAGGCTACCGTTCGCCACATGACCGATCACTTTACGCATTGTTTCAGCATATGGACGAGAAGCTTGACGCGCGTCTTGTGAACGTCGCATCTTAGAAGCCGCTACCATTTCCATCGCTTTCGTAATTTTCTGCGTGCTTTTAACACTACCGATTTTATTACGTATCTCTTTTGCGCCGGCCATCGTATTACTCTCCGTTTATGGTAATAGGTGACCTTACGGCCACCGACCAATTACCAAGTCTGGGTTGCCTTGAAATCATCCGCTAGCTTCTTAAGCTGCGCTTCGATGTCATTGTTGTAAGCACCCGTTGCATCGATCTCTTTTACAAGATCAGCGTATTGACTGCGAGCATACGACAGTAGAGCTGATTCGAAATCAGCCAGCTTATCAAGAGCGATATCTTCAAGATAACCGCGCTCTGCCGCGAAGATAACTAGTGCTTGGTCAAATACAGACATAGGAGCGTATTGCTTCTGCTTCATCAGTTCTGTAACTTTTTGACCGTGGTCTAGCTGCTTCTTAGTCGCATCATCAAGGTCAGATGAGAACTGAGCAAACGCTGCAAGTTCACGGTACTGTGCAAGAGCGGTACGAATACCACCAGACAGCTTCTTGATGATTTTAGTCTGCGCTGAACCACCTACACGAGATACTGAAATACCTGGGTCAACAGCTGGACGTACGCCTGCGTTGAACAGTTCAGTTTGTAGGAAGATCTGACCATCAGTAATCGAGATTACGTTCGTCGGTACGAAGGCAGATACGTCACCTGCTTGCGTTTCGATGATAGGTAGAGCAGTCAAAGAACCAGTCTTGCCTTTCACTTCACCGTTAGTGAACTTCTCTACATACTCTTCGCTTACACGAGCTGCACGCTCTAGTAGACGTGAGTGAAGGTAGAAAACATCACCAGGGAACGCTTCACGACCAGGTGGACGCTTAAGCAATAGAGAGATTTGACGGTAAGCGACAGCTTGCTTAGATAGATCATCATAAACAATCAGTGCGTCTTCACCGCGATCGCGGAAGTATTCGCCCATCGCACAACCAGCGTATGGTGCTAGGTATTGTAGCGCCGCTGATTCAGAAGCTGATGCAACAACAACGATAGTGTTAGCTAGCGCGCCGTGCTCTTCTAGTTTGCGAACTACGTTAGCGATAGTCGATGCTTTCTGACCGATAGCTACGTAGATAGAGAAAATACCTGAATCTTTCTGGTTAATGATC is a genomic window containing:
- the atpG gene encoding F0F1 ATP synthase subunit gamma; amino-acid sequence: MAGAKEIRNKIGSVKSTQKITKAMEMVAASKMRRSQDARQASRPYAETMRKVIGHVANGSLEYKHPYLEEREAKRVGYIIVSTDRGLCGGLNINLFKKATLDMKEWSDKGADVELAIVGSKATAFFNNSGAKVAAQVSGLGDSPSLEDLIGSVSVMLKKYDEGELDRLYVVYNHFVNTMVQEPTIDQLLPLPKSDSEEMQREHAWDYIYEPEPKPLLDTLLIRYVESQVYQGVVENLACEQAARMIAMKAATDNATNLIEDLELVYNKARQAAITQELSEIVGGAAAV
- the atpA gene encoding F0F1 ATP synthase subunit alpha translates to MQLNSTEISELIKQRIESFNVVSEARNEGTIVSVSDGIIRIHGLADVMQGEMIELPGGRYALALNLERDSVGAVVMGPYADLKEGMKVTGTGRILEVPVGPELLGRVVNTLGEPIDGKGPIEAKLSSPVEVIAPGVIDRKSVDQPVQTGYKSVDSMIPIGRGQRELVIGDRQTGKTAMAIDSIINQKDSGIFSIYVAIGQKASTIANVVRKLEEHGALANTIVVVASASESAALQYLAPYAGCAMGEYFRDRGEDALIVYDDLSKQAVAYRQISLLLKRPPGREAFPGDVFYLHSRLLERAARVSEEYVEKFTNGEVKGKTGSLTALPIIETQAGDVSAFVPTNVISITDGQIFLQTELFNAGVRPAVDPGISVSRVGGSAQTKIIKKLSGGIRTALAQYRELAAFAQFSSDLDDATKKQLDHGQKVTELMKQKQYAPMSVFDQALVIFAAERGYLEDIALDKLADFESALLSYARSQYADLVKEIDATGAYNNDIEAQLKKLADDFKATQTW